TCATGGAACAGACAGCAATGATTGAAACTGGTGATGCTTCCGGTGCATTTGAAAGAATGCATTTATTGACATTGGCATATCAAGGTTTAAATGCAGATAATTTAGTGTTTGATATAGTTAAAGAAAATGGTAAGGGAACTGTTGGAACAGTTATCCAATCCTTGGTTGGAAGAGCTATTGAAGACAATGTTATCAGAGTCGCTAAAAAGATGCCGTCAGGATATAACATGTATGAGCCTGTGGATTGGGCATTATGGAATGCATATGCTGCTGCAGGATTGCTTGCTGCAGTCATTGTTAATGTAGGTGCCGCAAGAGCCGCTCAAGGTGTAGCTTCAACAGTATTGTATTATAATGACATGCTGGAATATGAGACAGGCCTTCCGGGTGTAGATTATGGTAGAACTGAAGGTGTAGGTGTAGGATTTAGTTTCTTCTCTCACTCCATTTATGGTGGTGGGGGACCAGGTACATTCCATGGAAACCACGTAGTGACAAGACATGCAAAAGGAACTGCAATTCCTTGTGCGTCCGCTGCAATGTGTTTGGATGCAGGAACTCAGATGTTTTCAGTTAAAAGAACATCTGCATTAATTGGAATTGTGTATGGTACTATTGATAACCTTAGAAACCCTATTCCAAATGTGGCCAAGGTTGCAGGAGAAATTAAAGATAAAATTTAAGGTGTTTTTCATGGATGAATCAAAACAAGTTAATGTAATTGATATTAAGATTATTCCAAACAGATTTTTAAAGCCAGACACCTGTGAAAAAATTCTAAATGAGATTTATGAATTGGAAGGAAACATGAGGGTATTGATACATGGCCCTTCTCTTCCCAAAAAAGTATTTTATGGTCCGGGTAAAGGCCATGAAGTAAATCATACGGATAGAAAAACAATTCAAGTTAAAGGGAATGATGTGGATTTAAGAGTCATGGTTGGAGATATTATCATCACAGCAGATATTTCCAAATTCAATGATTTCATGGATAAATTGCAGGTTATTCTAGACGAAAACATGCCCTGTGATTTTACAGTTTTGGTTGGAAGATTCACTCGAACTAAAAGCACAATTTCCGATTATTTAAAGTATGGTGAAAGTTTTGAAAATCATATTGACAAACGTTACATTGGTTTAGTTGATTCTAGTGCACGAAGTTCCGAAACGGTAAAAGTTATAAAATAATTTTATGGTGAATTTATGACATATAAAGCACAATTTGGCCCTGGTGAAACAAAAATTGCTGAAAACAGAAGAAAGCATATGAATCCAGAGCATAAATTTAAAAAGATAAGGGAAGTCTCTGATGAGGGTATCGTAAAGATATTGGGTCATAGAAATCCTGGTGAAAGTTATAAAACAGTTCATCCACCATTGGCTGAAATGGAAGATGATGGGGATATTATTAAAAGTATTGTAGAACCTACTCCTGGTGCCGCAGAAGGTATTAGGGTCAGGTATATTCAATTTGCTGATTCAATGTACAATGCTCCGGCACAGCCTTATGATAGGGCAAGAACAGGTAATAGAAATAAGAGAACAAGATTTAGAAAAAATTTCTAAAGAATTGATAGAAACAGATATTTTTGACCCTGCCCGGTCAGGTATGAGGGGAGCAACCGTACACGGACACTCATTAAGATTGGATGAAAACGGGTTAATGTTCGATGGTCTTCAAAGATACATCTTCAATGAAGAGGATGGGCATGTTTATTATGTTAAAGATCAGGTAGGTCGTCCATTAGATGAGTTGGTAGATGTCGGTGCACCTTTGGATGAG
The uncultured Methanobrevibacter sp. DNA segment above includes these coding regions:
- the mcrB gene encoding coenzyme-B sulfoethylthiotransferase subunit beta; this translates as MKIYDDVLDLYDPDGKILEESVPLESISPLKNSAIQEMIYDIKRSCAVNLAGIENGLKNAAMGGKATYIPGRELDYEIVENAEVIGDKIKKILRVNEDDDTTVELINDGQQLLVQLPFERLNVAADYSVSTMQTGAATIQAIIDSFEVNMFDASTIKTAVMGAYPRTVDLSGANISALLGPPVLLEGLGYGLRNVMANHVVAITNKQTLNAAALSSIMEQTAMIETGDASGAFERMHLLTLAYQGLNADNLVFDIVKENGKGTVGTVIQSLVGRAIEDNVIRVAKKMPSGYNMYEPVDWALWNAYAAAGLLAAVIVNVGAARAAQGVASTVLYYNDMLEYETGLPGVDYGRTEGVGVGFSFFSHSIYGGGGPGTFHGNHVVTRHAKGTAIPCASAAMCLDAGTQMFSVKRTSALIGIVYGTIDNLRNPIPNVAKVAGEIKDKI
- the mcrD gene encoding methyl-coenzyme M reductase operon protein D, producing the protein MDESKQVNVIDIKIIPNRFLKPDTCEKILNEIYELEGNMRVLIHGPSLPKKVFYGPGKGHEVNHTDRKTIQVKGNDVDLRVMVGDIIITADISKFNDFMDKLQVILDENMPCDFTVLVGRFTRTKSTISDYLKYGESFENHIDKRYIGLVDSSARSSETVKVIK